Proteins from one Candidatus Desulfovibrio trichonymphae genomic window:
- a CDS encoding twin-arginine translocase TatA/TatE family subunit: protein MFGIGMQELLLILVVVLLLFGANKLPEIGGGLGRAIRNFRRASSEPDEIDITPKNSNASSSPEEDSRKA, encoded by the coding sequence ATGTTCGGCATTGGCATGCAGGAATTGTTGCTTATTTTGGTGGTTGTGCTGCTGCTTTTCGGAGCCAACAAACTGCCGGAAATAGGTGGAGGACTGGGGCGGGCTATACGCAATTTTCGTCGCGCTTCATCCGAACCCGATGAAATTGACATAACCCCGAAAAACAGCAACGCCTCCTCCTCTCCTGAGGAAGACAGCCGCAAAGCCTGA
- the groES gene encoding co-chaperone GroES, whose amino-acid sequence MKLKPLNDRVLVKRLESEEKTAGGLYIPDTAKEKPSKGQVVAVGPGKVAESGSRVVMAVTKGDEVLFNKYAGTEIKLDGVEHLVMREEDILAIID is encoded by the coding sequence ATGAAGCTGAAACCACTCAACGATCGTGTGCTTGTAAAGCGCCTTGAATCTGAAGAAAAAACCGCCGGTGGACTGTATATTCCCGATACAGCCAAGGAAAAGCCTTCCAAGGGGCAGGTTGTGGCTGTCGGCCCCGGCAAAGTTGCGGAAAGTGGTTCCCGTGTCGTCATGGCTGTGACAAAGGGCGATGAAGTGCTTTTCAACAAATATGCTGGTACGGAGATCAAGCTGGACGGCGTCGAACACCTTGTCATGCGTGAAGAAGACATACTCGCTATTATTGATTAG